In the genome of Bdellovibrionales bacterium, the window GCAAAAAAAGAAGAATTCAGCGACCTCGTTCAAGCTTCCTTCTCCACACTCGTCATGTCGATTGGTTCGTCCGCGGCGATGTCATTGGGACTCGTTCCTCACCCGCAAACTGGTCAACACGAAAAAGATCTGACCATTGCAAAGTTCAATATCGATCTTCTCAATGTATTGCAGGAAAAAACCATTCATAATTTAACGAAAGAAGAAGACGAATTTTTAAAACGTCTGACGGCCGACCTCCAAATGAAGTTTGTCGAGCTCACTAAAGAAGAAGCCTCCAAGAAGTAGTTCTTTTCCCATTAAAATCGTCGAACTTTTAGACTGTTTCAACCTGGAACAGTCTCCCTTGCATTTGAGATAATTTCTCCCAAAACTTCTGTTAATTTTCCCTTACCCCTAAAGTCCTGAAGATTTAAGCCGTTAGTTATAGTGAGCCAGAAGTATACACCAGGAGTGTTGCATGCAAATCACCGAAGTGAAAATCTATCCGGTCAACGAGGATCGCCTCCGCGCTTACGTCACCATCACTCTCGAAAACTGCTTTGTGATCCGCGACTTAAAGATCATTCAAGGCACAGGCGGCCTGTTCGTGGCTATGCCGAGCAAGAAACGCAAAGATGGTCAGTTCCGTGATATCGCCCACCCGCTCAACCAAGAGACGCGTGAGCATATTGAGCAGATGGTCTTCGACGCCTACAAAAGAGAGATCGAGGCCCTAGGCCAATCTCTGGAAGACGTTAAAAATAAAATTGGATAATTCTAAAGAGAGCTTTATGCTTTCTTTAAGACATGACTCGCAAAATCTTTAAATACATCTTTATCGCCGCCGCTGTGGCATTGGTCCTTCTCGTCAGTGCAATGATCTATTTCTACTTCGACTCCCTAGAGGAACAAAAGGTACTGGACCAAAAAGAACTGGCCGCGGTCTTAGGCATCGATCTCGAAGCGCGGAGCCCAGTCGAACAGTTGGGAAGCGAAAGTGCCCTTGAGGGATGGTCCATCGATTTCTTTGAATTGAATGAACCAGAGTTTGCGCAAATTCAAAAGAACGTGATGAACACCTCGCAGTTACCTCATTGGGATCAAATTTACGCCGAGTACTCCAAAGACTACGAAAGCTTTCCCTGGAAAAAGGGCAAACTCGAAGACCAGGGACTCCCACTCAAAATTTGTAACGGCTTTTTATCCCCTGAAAATCGCGGAGAGGAGTCCCCGCTTTTAACAGAACTTGAGGCCGCCGTACGCCAAAGCGAATTTTATTACACCTACACCCTCAATCGCGACACACCGACGGAGTACATCCATCTCTTTATTTTATGGCCCGAACGAAAAATGCTCATGCGCTGCTCGGGCAACCTTTAATTTCGCATCGCACAAAGCTCGCTGACGCCGAAGGAATG includes:
- a CDS encoding DUF1844 domain-containing protein, whose translation is MAKKEEFSDLVQASFSTLVMSIGSSAAMSLGLVPHPQTGQHEKDLTIAKFNIDLLNVLQEKTIHNLTKEEDEFLKRLTADLQMKFVELTKEEASKK
- the spoVG gene encoding septation regulator SpoVG; the encoded protein is MQITEVKIYPVNEDRLRAYVTITLENCFVIRDLKIIQGTGGLFVAMPSKKRKDGQFRDIAHPLNQETREHIEQMVFDAYKREIEALGQSLEDVKNKIG